In Myxococcus stipitatus, the following are encoded in one genomic region:
- a CDS encoding (Fe-S)-binding protein has translation MSPIITGLLLAIAVPIFVMTLSGRAGVLLAMRKEGRLDNIPLRLKRLALFGLGQKRLVDPEEFTPGFMHVLIYAAFMVLSLRTVMLFAMGFSSTALEVLTDLTHPFWMDKTPLLGLYQVYLLAKDVVAAGAILGCAYYVWMRWKVKPDRMSQSWEAYLILGFISGLMVSEFLFGGSHLVAAQAASPGTSAFIWWEPFTSLVGMAMMPLGVTAAHVVGVAGFWIHLCIILAFLNFLPVGKHFHIITGLPNVFFQRTHSTGKLSTPNLEKEEFGAATVKDLTWKQGLDLYSCTECGRCQTHCPTYITGKPLTHKAVNQDLKHWIWEHERWVEEGYGPNGKEALPEVVGTALSAETVWACTSCGWCEQACPVFIENVPRLIDMRRYQVQVKAEFPPEIQRVFEGIERQGNPWGLGQDRRDEWAEDLALPTWGDGGGPYEYLFFVGCAGSYDDKQKKVSRSLVKIMREAGVSFATLSKQEMCNGETARRMGNEYLYQTMAKTNVESWNSLGVKAVITQCPHCFNTIKNEYPEFGGEYRVISHTELINELLRDKRIKLSAVMNTKLTYHDPCYLGRHNGVYDAPREVLKAIPGLEVVEMQRSQREGFCCGAGGGRMWMEEHIGTRINHNRLNEAALTLKHAEDPTTPFPDAADKKKPGQVGDYKEKGGTGIVAVACPFCSTMLSDAVNDTGREENIKVKDITELVADALETRSGAAGGVAPGTTLSAKPE, from the coding sequence ATGAGTCCCATCATCACCGGCCTATTGCTCGCCATTGCCGTCCCCATCTTCGTGATGACCCTGTCGGGTCGCGCGGGCGTGTTGCTCGCGATGAGGAAGGAGGGGCGGCTCGACAACATCCCGCTGCGGCTCAAGCGGCTCGCGCTGTTCGGCCTGGGCCAGAAGCGCCTGGTGGACCCGGAGGAGTTCACCCCGGGCTTCATGCACGTCCTCATCTACGCGGCGTTCATGGTGCTCTCGCTGCGCACCGTCATGTTGTTCGCGATGGGCTTCTCGTCCACGGCGCTGGAGGTGCTGACGGACCTGACCCATCCGTTCTGGATGGACAAGACGCCGCTGCTGGGCCTGTACCAGGTGTACCTGCTGGCCAAGGACGTGGTGGCGGCGGGCGCCATCCTGGGCTGCGCGTACTACGTCTGGATGCGCTGGAAGGTGAAGCCGGACCGCATGTCGCAGTCCTGGGAGGCGTACCTCATCCTGGGCTTCATCTCCGGGCTGATGGTGTCGGAGTTCCTCTTCGGCGGCAGCCACCTGGTGGCCGCGCAGGCGGCATCTCCGGGCACCTCCGCGTTCATCTGGTGGGAGCCGTTCACCAGCCTGGTCGGCATGGCGATGATGCCCCTGGGAGTCACGGCCGCGCACGTCGTCGGCGTGGCGGGCTTCTGGATTCACCTCTGCATCATCCTGGCGTTCCTGAACTTCCTCCCCGTGGGCAAGCACTTCCACATCATCACGGGCCTGCCCAACGTCTTCTTCCAGCGCACGCACTCCACCGGCAAGCTGTCCACGCCCAACCTGGAGAAGGAGGAGTTCGGCGCGGCCACCGTGAAGGACCTCACCTGGAAGCAGGGCCTGGACTTGTACTCCTGCACGGAGTGCGGCCGCTGCCAGACGCACTGCCCCACGTACATCACGGGCAAGCCGCTCACGCACAAGGCCGTCAACCAGGACCTGAAGCACTGGATCTGGGAGCACGAGCGCTGGGTGGAGGAGGGCTACGGCCCCAACGGCAAGGAGGCGCTGCCGGAAGTCGTCGGCACGGCGCTGTCCGCCGAGACGGTCTGGGCCTGTACGAGCTGCGGCTGGTGCGAGCAGGCGTGTCCGGTGTTCATCGAGAACGTGCCGCGCCTCATCGACATGCGCCGCTACCAGGTGCAGGTGAAGGCGGAGTTCCCGCCTGAAATCCAGCGCGTGTTCGAGGGCATCGAGCGCCAGGGCAACCCCTGGGGCCTGGGACAGGACCGGCGCGACGAGTGGGCCGAGGACCTGGCGCTGCCCACGTGGGGCGACGGCGGAGGCCCCTACGAGTACCTGTTCTTCGTGGGCTGCGCGGGCAGCTACGACGACAAGCAGAAGAAGGTCAGCCGCTCGCTGGTGAAAATCATGCGGGAGGCGGGCGTCAGCTTCGCCACGCTGTCCAAGCAGGAGATGTGCAACGGCGAGACGGCGCGCCGCATGGGCAACGAGTACCTCTACCAGACGATGGCGAAGACCAACGTCGAGTCGTGGAACTCGCTGGGCGTCAAGGCGGTCATCACCCAGTGCCCGCACTGCTTCAACACCATCAAGAACGAGTACCCGGAGTTCGGCGGCGAGTACCGCGTCATCAGCCACACGGAGCTCATCAACGAGCTCTTGCGCGACAAGCGCATCAAGCTGTCCGCGGTGATGAACACCAAGCTGACGTACCACGACCCCTGCTACCTGGGCCGGCACAACGGCGTGTACGACGCGCCTCGTGAAGTGCTCAAGGCCATCCCCGGGCTGGAGGTGGTGGAGATGCAGCGCAGCCAGCGCGAGGGCTTCTGCTGCGGCGCGGGTGGCGGACGCATGTGGATGGAGGAGCACATCGGCACGCGCATCAACCACAACCGGTTGAACGAGGCGGCGCTGACGCTCAAGCACGCGGAGGACCCGACCACCCCGTTCCCCGACGCGGCGGACAAGAAGAAGCCGGGCCAGGTGGGCGACTACAAGGAGAAGGGCGGCACCGGCATCGTCGCGGTGGCGTGTCCCTTCTGCTCCACCATGCTCTCGGACGCGGTCAACGACACCGGCCGCGAGGAGAACATCAAGGTCAAGGACATCACCGAGCTGGTCGCCGACGCGCTCGAGACGCGCAGCGGCGCCGCGGGTGGCGTGGCTCCCGGCACGACGCTGAGCGCCAAGCCGGAGTAG
- a CDS encoding DUF2378 family protein, whose translation METLEPKLVQGVTIQGLFEIALKERLSEDAWRALSAGGLDRSRPVRPTYPVAVWLRWQNIVLRDLWPDAPLDEAWRRLGHTVMEGLLATVLGRIMGVGARALGPQFALAKLDHAFPGTGNYIRSQVKPVAPCRAELWLSDLNDRPMYYVGVLEAVLLLAGATAPHCELLRRDGDSGTYLLEWKV comes from the coding sequence ATGGAGACACTCGAGCCGAAGCTGGTCCAGGGGGTGACCATCCAAGGCCTCTTCGAGATTGCGCTCAAGGAGCGCTTGTCCGAGGACGCCTGGCGCGCGCTGTCCGCGGGAGGATTGGACCGCTCACGTCCTGTCCGGCCCACCTACCCGGTGGCGGTGTGGCTGCGCTGGCAGAACATCGTCCTGCGGGACTTGTGGCCAGACGCGCCGCTGGACGAGGCCTGGCGCCGGCTGGGCCACACGGTGATGGAGGGGCTGCTCGCGACGGTGCTGGGGCGAATCATGGGCGTGGGGGCTCGGGCCCTGGGGCCGCAGTTCGCCCTGGCCAAGCTGGACCACGCGTTCCCCGGCACCGGCAACTACATCCGCTCCCAGGTGAAGCCCGTCGCGCCGTGCCGCGCGGAGCTGTGGCTCAGCGACCTCAACGACCGGCCCATGTACTACGTGGGGGTGCTGGAGGCGGTGCTGCTGCTGGCCGGAGCCACCGCGCCTCACTGCGAGCTGCTGCGCCGCGACGGGGACTCCGGCACCTACCTGCTGGAGTGGAAGGTGTGA
- a CDS encoding ankyrin repeat domain-containing protein, translating to MSLFDAVLAQDAASLKSQLDAGADPNPFDDEGQTPLMVAARAGDVELMGLLLDAGADSSLTNAVGESAIILAAAHHHEEAVRLLAGSATDDEAAMVQALMAADASGSRSTPPAPPPDDFRRKLASAGAYVAGKLGDDGPAKRLERLLRAVKPRKP from the coding sequence ATGTCCCTCTTCGATGCCGTGCTCGCCCAGGACGCCGCGTCCTTGAAGTCCCAGCTGGATGCCGGCGCGGACCCCAACCCGTTCGACGACGAGGGGCAGACGCCGCTGATGGTGGCCGCGCGCGCGGGCGACGTCGAACTCATGGGGCTGCTGTTGGACGCGGGCGCGGACTCGTCGCTCACGAACGCCGTCGGTGAATCCGCCATCATCCTGGCCGCGGCGCATCACCACGAGGAGGCGGTCCGGCTCCTGGCGGGCTCCGCCACGGACGACGAGGCGGCCATGGTGCAGGCGCTGATGGCCGCGGACGCGTCGGGCTCGCGCTCCACGCCTCCCGCGCCGCCGCCGGATGACTTCCGCCGGAAGCTGGCGTCCGCGGGTGCGTACGTGGCGGGCAAGCTGGGCGATGACGGCCCCGCCAAGCGGCTGGAGCGGTTGCTGCGCGCGGTCAAACCGCGCAAGCCCTGA
- a CDS encoding non-proteolytic archaemetzincin-like protein translates to MPQKTLLLVSVGSQTAPLLKDLQDPLAAQMGTLSVASKTALPTPAYAFNKDRAQYHCNAIMRRLTPMMEPGQHMVLGLTDVDLFVPDSPFVFGEADRESRTAVVSVFRLRQGADGEHLRRRIQVEVIHQAGHLLGLSYCEDPRCVMFFAQSPQDCDRKQLSLCNQCRNELIKLNR, encoded by the coding sequence ATGCCGCAGAAGACGCTCCTGCTGGTCTCCGTGGGAAGCCAAACGGCCCCGCTGTTGAAAGACCTCCAGGACCCGCTGGCTGCGCAGATGGGAACCCTTTCGGTGGCGTCGAAGACGGCGCTCCCCACTCCGGCCTACGCCTTCAACAAGGACCGCGCCCAGTACCACTGCAACGCCATCATGCGGCGGCTGACGCCCATGATGGAGCCGGGGCAGCACATGGTGCTGGGGCTGACGGACGTGGACCTCTTCGTCCCGGACTCGCCCTTCGTCTTCGGCGAGGCGGACCGGGAGTCGCGCACCGCGGTGGTGAGCGTGTTCCGGCTGCGCCAGGGCGCGGACGGCGAGCACCTGCGGCGGCGAATCCAGGTGGAGGTCATCCACCAGGCAGGGCACCTGCTAGGGCTGTCCTACTGCGAGGACCCCCGGTGCGTGATGTTCTTCGCGCAGTCTCCCCAGGACTGTGACCGCAAGCAGCTGTCGCTCTGCAACCAGTGCCGCAACGAGCTCATCAAGCTCAACCGTTGA
- a CDS encoding RtcB family protein, translating into MSPRLLPAEPGAVPVFVWARTMPPGAEQQLRHLASQPYVVEHVAAMPDLHVSEGIAVGSVFATAQHVVPGALGGDLGCGVSAYRFEYPAASLGRDVLWGLLERLTRVIPVGDATHRGQGLPLPPGLEAPPLSTQKLRHAWERLAPRHLGTLGGGNHFLELDRDAVGDLWLLVHSGSRGVGAAISEHHQRVAQALGEGSLPGLRVDTPEGAACLVDLELACHFARANRDTLAARALDVLASTLEVTPDAASTVDVHHNHVSREWHFGRTLWVHRKGAMGLAAGGRGLIPGSMGTASYVVEGRAEPRAFHSCSHGAGRVLTRREARARIRPAALEQALRRVVHDSGRSASLVEEAPAAYRDIAEVLEDEADLVTPLRRLTPIAVLKG; encoded by the coding sequence ATGAGTCCCCGGCTCCTCCCGGCGGAGCCCGGCGCCGTGCCTGTCTTCGTCTGGGCGCGCACGATGCCGCCCGGCGCCGAGCAGCAGCTGCGCCACCTCGCCTCCCAGCCGTATGTCGTCGAGCACGTGGCCGCGATGCCGGACCTCCACGTCTCCGAGGGCATCGCCGTGGGCTCCGTCTTCGCCACCGCACAGCATGTCGTGCCCGGCGCTCTGGGCGGAGACCTGGGCTGTGGCGTGAGCGCGTACCGCTTCGAGTATCCCGCCGCGTCCCTGGGCCGCGACGTGTTGTGGGGGCTGCTCGAGCGTCTGACGCGGGTCATCCCCGTGGGAGACGCCACGCACCGCGGACAGGGGCTTCCCCTTCCTCCCGGACTGGAGGCTCCGCCGCTGTCTACCCAGAAGCTGCGCCATGCCTGGGAGCGTCTGGCGCCGCGGCACCTGGGCACGCTGGGCGGTGGCAACCACTTCCTCGAACTGGACCGGGACGCGGTGGGAGACCTCTGGCTGCTCGTGCACTCCGGCTCGCGCGGCGTGGGCGCGGCCATCTCGGAGCACCACCAACGCGTGGCCCAGGCGCTGGGAGAGGGCAGCCTGCCCGGCCTGCGCGTGGACACGCCGGAGGGGGCCGCGTGCCTCGTGGACCTGGAGCTCGCCTGCCACTTCGCCCGGGCCAACCGCGACACGCTGGCCGCCAGGGCCCTGGACGTCCTGGCCTCGACACTGGAGGTCACGCCGGACGCTGCGTCAACCGTGGATGTCCACCACAACCACGTGTCCCGTGAGTGGCACTTCGGCCGGACCCTCTGGGTGCATCGCAAGGGCGCCATGGGCCTGGCGGCGGGGGGCCGGGGGCTCATCCCCGGCTCCATGGGCACCGCCTCCTATGTGGTGGAGGGCCGGGCGGAGCCTCGCGCCTTCCACTCCTGCTCCCATGGCGCTGGCCGCGTCCTCACCCGGCGCGAAGCCCGCGCTCGCATCCGTCCCGCCGCGCTGGAGCAGGCGCTGCGGCGCGTGGTGCACGACTCTGGCCGCTCGGCGTCGCTCGTGGAGGAGGCCCCCGCCGCCTATCGCGACATCGCCGAGGTGCTCGAGGACGAGGCGGACCTCGTCACCCCCCTGCGGCGCCTGACGCCCATCGCCGTCCTCAAGGGCTGA
- a CDS encoding ribosome-binding factor A, whose product MSSSRNRRSRSGSSFEPVSARHLRVQSTLFQDVSLLFRDALSDPRLEGVRLASFELTPDGRLVHLGYTLTSESASNPREVQETLVRASGYLRSQLAQHLDLKRVPQLRFTFLGLALDGGGEGGAR is encoded by the coding sequence ATGTCTTCTTCCAGGAATCGTCGTTCCCGCTCGGGGTCGTCGTTCGAACCCGTCTCCGCGCGGCATCTGCGTGTGCAGTCCACGTTGTTCCAGGACGTCTCCCTCCTCTTCCGGGATGCACTGTCCGACCCTCGGCTCGAGGGCGTCCGGCTGGCGTCGTTCGAGCTGACGCCGGATGGCCGGCTCGTCCACCTCGGCTACACCCTCACCTCCGAGTCCGCGTCGAACCCGCGCGAAGTCCAGGAGACGCTGGTCCGCGCCAGCGGCTACCTGCGCTCGCAGCTCGCGCAGCACCTCGACCTCAAGCGGGTGCCCCAGCTTCGCTTCACCTTCCTGGGCCTGGCCCTGGATGGTGGCGGGGAAGGAGGTGCGCGATGA
- a CDS encoding NAD(P)/FAD-dependent oxidoreductase has protein sequence MAEVFDVVVVGGGPTGENAGARAAAAGLSVALVEHELLGGECSYWACVPSKALLRPAEALWLTKQVPGARESIKGPLVASAVLEHRDAMVGHYNDDSQAKWAERAKLTVVRGHGKLAGPRKVRVEAKDGTPRELEARRAVVLATGSRPRIPDIPGLREARPWDNREGTGARQVPKRLLVLGGGVVAVELAQAWRSLGSEVTLVERGKSLLSRFEPFVGARVAQALRDDGVTVLLGTTATSVSRPGGTGEVTVKLSTGEERRADALLVGMGRVAHTDALGLETVGLKPGEAVQVDDQLRAKGVEGGWLYACGDVNGRNMLTHMGKYQARLVGDVIAGKKTSAWADSKATPQVIFTHPQVASVGLTEAKARAAGLPVRTVEYDLGKVTGTALFGEKLGGITHLVVDEKRRIILGATFIGPEVGEMLHAATIAVAGEVSLDTLWHAVPSFPTMSEVWLRLLETYGL, from the coding sequence ATGGCGGAAGTCTTCGATGTCGTGGTGGTCGGAGGCGGACCCACCGGCGAGAACGCGGGGGCCCGCGCCGCCGCGGCCGGATTGTCCGTGGCGCTGGTGGAGCACGAGCTGCTGGGCGGTGAGTGTTCGTACTGGGCCTGTGTTCCCAGCAAGGCGCTGCTGCGTCCCGCCGAGGCCCTCTGGTTGACGAAGCAGGTCCCCGGCGCACGCGAGAGCATCAAGGGCCCGTTGGTCGCCAGCGCCGTGCTGGAGCACCGCGACGCGATGGTGGGCCACTACAACGACGACTCGCAGGCGAAGTGGGCCGAGCGCGCGAAGCTCACCGTGGTGCGTGGACACGGCAAGCTCGCCGGCCCGCGCAAGGTCCGTGTGGAGGCCAAGGACGGCACCCCACGCGAGCTGGAGGCGCGCCGCGCGGTGGTGCTGGCCACGGGCAGCCGGCCTCGCATCCCGGACATCCCGGGGCTGCGCGAAGCCAGGCCGTGGGACAACCGCGAGGGCACGGGCGCCCGGCAGGTGCCGAAGCGGCTGCTGGTGCTGGGCGGCGGCGTGGTGGCGGTGGAGCTGGCGCAGGCGTGGCGCTCGTTGGGCTCGGAAGTCACGCTGGTGGAGCGAGGCAAGTCGCTGCTCTCGCGCTTCGAGCCCTTCGTGGGAGCGCGCGTGGCGCAGGCGCTGCGCGATGACGGCGTGACGGTGCTCCTCGGCACCACGGCCACGAGCGTCAGCCGCCCCGGTGGCACGGGCGAGGTGACGGTGAAGCTCTCGACGGGAGAGGAGCGCCGCGCGGACGCGCTGCTCGTGGGCATGGGCCGCGTGGCACACACCGACGCGTTGGGACTGGAGACGGTGGGCCTGAAGCCCGGCGAGGCGGTGCAGGTGGACGACCAGCTCCGGGCGAAGGGCGTGGAGGGCGGCTGGCTCTACGCGTGTGGCGACGTGAACGGACGCAACATGCTGACCCACATGGGCAAGTACCAGGCGAGGCTCGTGGGTGACGTCATCGCGGGCAAGAAGACGAGTGCGTGGGCGGACTCGAAGGCGACTCCACAAGTCATCTTCACGCACCCGCAGGTGGCCAGCGTGGGACTCACGGAGGCCAAGGCCCGCGCGGCGGGGCTGCCCGTGCGCACCGTGGAGTATGACCTGGGGAAGGTGACGGGCACGGCGCTCTTCGGAGAGAAGCTGGGCGGCATCACCCATCTCGTGGTGGACGAGAAGCGGCGCATCATCCTGGGGGCCACCTTCATCGGCCCGGAGGTGGGGGAGATGCTGCACGCGGCCACCATCGCCGTCGCGGGCGAGGTCTCCCTGGATACGCTCTGGCACGCGGTGCCTTCGTTCCCCACCATGAGCGAGGTGTGGCTGCGATTGTTGGAGACGTACGGCCTCTAG
- a CDS encoding glycosyltransferase family 87 protein, which translates to MTSSSQSASVLSEASAPANDLSTKSARWLWWLVLAVLMVAAIAVGQHPRRGADFRVYLTAAERFIEGTALYRISDGTMPFKYAPITAPLFIPFSFLPPRLAVALWNVGSILSLIGVARFTRRSAHGAGEADAWDWGPPLATIALLPALTFELFYGQVDVVMLLLVVISAMGAERGQVWRPGAAFALAFLLKPPAAFVGLFFLWRRHWRVIGATAAFGIALSLPTLARYGWDGTLTQFQLWSETLARTTPPWVLQSNAQGLPTLFIPIIEPASFGGTPSSFAISMGQLVAIALFVAALLWARPGPADLLALCCLGVTLLSPLAWRANFVLAWPLVRAAAEGRSRFNLSLVAMIALVGVVVSDATLGTELSREVLMLRPFTLVYSALLIAMLWQIRRQGAPRATTPGGTLARLPRTLSSMQSP; encoded by the coding sequence GTGACGAGCTCGTCCCAGTCCGCGAGTGTCTTGAGCGAGGCCTCCGCCCCCGCGAACGACCTCTCCACGAAGTCGGCCCGTTGGCTCTGGTGGTTGGTGCTCGCCGTGCTGATGGTGGCCGCCATCGCCGTGGGCCAGCACCCCCGGCGCGGCGCGGACTTCCGCGTCTACCTCACCGCCGCCGAGCGCTTCATCGAGGGCACGGCCCTCTACCGCATCTCGGACGGCACCATGCCGTTCAAGTACGCGCCCATCACCGCGCCCCTCTTCATCCCCTTCTCGTTCCTGCCCCCGCGCCTCGCCGTCGCGCTGTGGAATGTCGGCTCCATCCTCTCGCTCATCGGCGTGGCCCGCTTCACCCGCCGCTCCGCCCATGGCGCGGGCGAGGCCGACGCGTGGGACTGGGGCCCGCCGCTCGCCACCATCGCCCTGCTGCCCGCGCTCACCTTCGAGCTGTTCTACGGCCAGGTCGACGTCGTCATGCTCCTGCTGGTCGTCATCTCCGCCATGGGCGCCGAGCGCGGGCAGGTGTGGCGTCCCGGCGCGGCCTTCGCGCTGGCCTTCCTCCTCAAGCCCCCCGCCGCGTTCGTGGGCCTCTTCTTCCTCTGGCGCCGGCACTGGCGTGTCATCGGCGCCACCGCGGCCTTCGGCATCGCCCTCTCGCTGCCCACGCTGGCCCGCTATGGCTGGGACGGCACCCTCACCCAGTTCCAGCTCTGGAGCGAGACGCTGGCTCGCACCACGCCGCCGTGGGTGCTCCAGTCCAACGCGCAGGGCCTGCCCACCCTCTTCATCCCCATCATCGAGCCGGCCTCCTTCGGCGGCACTCCGTCCTCCTTCGCCATCTCGATGGGGCAGCTCGTCGCCATCGCCCTGTTCGTCGCCGCGCTGCTGTGGGCTCGGCCGGGGCCCGCGGACCTGCTCGCGCTGTGCTGCCTGGGCGTGACGCTGCTGTCACCTCTGGCGTGGCGCGCCAACTTCGTGCTCGCCTGGCCGCTGGTGCGGGCCGCCGCGGAGGGACGCTCGCGCTTCAACCTCTCGCTCGTCGCGATGATTGCCTTGGTCGGCGTCGTGGTCTCCGACGCGACGTTGGGAACGGAGTTGTCACGCGAGGTGCTGATGCTGCGCCCGTTCACGCTCGTCTACTCGGCGTTGCTGATCGCCATGTTGTGGCAGATTCGCCGCCAGGGTGCGCCTCGCGCGACGACACCGGGTGGCACTCTGGCGCGTCTGCCGCGCACGCTGAGTAGCATGCAGTCGCCGTGA
- a CDS encoding energy transducer TonB — MFETFDSATDVQAARRFALSTTASVGVFVLIGVVAVSAASKVREVIQEKKGTDVVFRPPPPPVVEVKPPPPPPPPPPKPKLLPKAAPPPLAKAPPPAAPVVAPAPIVAPQAVPLEKPPEAATETVAAAPIAVGGTGALVPGGVVGGTGSGEALVGGGGRAAPINLPESATPPEPLESNLIPDYPSEARSKGLEGMVILKGVVEVDGRVTQLKVMRGDEPFASAALAAVKSWRFKPAVVEGRPTAVFRIFKVPFRLKS, encoded by the coding sequence ATGTTTGAAACGTTCGACAGCGCCACCGATGTCCAAGCGGCTCGGAGATTCGCGCTCTCCACCACGGCCTCCGTCGGCGTCTTCGTGCTCATCGGAGTCGTCGCCGTCTCCGCCGCGAGCAAGGTGCGCGAAGTCATCCAGGAGAAGAAGGGCACGGACGTGGTCTTCCGTCCGCCCCCGCCTCCCGTCGTCGAGGTGAAGCCCCCGCCGCCCCCTCCTCCGCCGCCACCCAAGCCCAAGCTGTTGCCCAAGGCCGCGCCGCCCCCGCTCGCCAAGGCGCCGCCTCCCGCCGCGCCCGTCGTCGCGCCCGCGCCCATCGTCGCCCCGCAGGCCGTGCCGCTGGAGAAGCCGCCCGAGGCCGCGACGGAGACCGTCGCCGCGGCGCCCATCGCCGTCGGTGGCACGGGCGCGCTGGTGCCCGGGGGCGTGGTGGGTGGTACGGGCAGCGGTGAAGCGCTCGTGGGTGGAGGTGGCCGCGCGGCCCCCATCAACCTGCCCGAGTCGGCCACGCCGCCCGAGCCGCTCGAGTCCAATCTCATCCCCGACTACCCCTCCGAGGCCCGCTCCAAGGGGCTGGAGGGAATGGTCATCCTCAAGGGCGTGGTCGAAGTGGATGGCCGCGTCACGCAGCTCAAGGTGATGCGCGGTGACGAGCCCTTCGCCAGCGCCGCGCTCGCGGCCGTGAAGTCGTGGCGCTTCAAGCCCGCCGTCGTCGAGGGCCGCCCCACCGCCGTGTTCCGCATCTTCAAGGTTCCTTTCCGTCTCAAGTCGTAG
- a CDS encoding MotA/TolQ/ExbB proton channel family protein produces MNFNLRDIYNHMGVFALGIAWTLMLFAVASLAVFFERLFVFFRSRATSRAFAARAGQLLMQHQHEALVKEAEGTKGSHLATLLGGGMKTFLAKSKLPAGKLGPVELTRRELVRINERVSADVRRGMSVLATVGSVAPFVGLLGTVVGIIEAFSGIAKEGSGGLGAVSSGIAEALVVTALGLLVAIPAVLMFNFLSTRADALQLSLDNARSELMDHLEDMVSDKRPSSNNGAVATGPETVARREGLDVRPA; encoded by the coding sequence ATGAACTTCAATCTCAGGGACATCTACAACCACATGGGCGTGTTCGCCCTGGGCATCGCCTGGACACTGATGCTCTTCGCCGTCGCGTCCCTGGCGGTGTTCTTCGAGCGTCTGTTCGTCTTCTTCCGTTCGCGCGCCACCTCGCGCGCCTTCGCGGCCCGCGCCGGGCAGCTGTTGATGCAGCACCAGCACGAGGCGTTGGTGAAGGAGGCGGAAGGCACCAAGGGCAGCCACCTGGCCACGTTGCTGGGCGGTGGCATGAAGACGTTCCTCGCCAAGTCCAAGCTGCCCGCGGGCAAGCTGGGCCCGGTGGAGCTCACCCGCCGCGAGCTGGTGCGCATCAACGAGCGCGTGAGCGCCGACGTGCGCCGCGGCATGTCCGTGCTCGCGACGGTGGGCTCGGTGGCGCCGTTCGTCGGTCTGCTGGGCACGGTGGTGGGCATCATCGAGGCCTTCTCCGGCATCGCCAAGGAGGGCTCCGGCGGTCTGGGCGCGGTGTCCAGCGGCATCGCGGAGGCGCTCGTCGTCACCGCGCTGGGTCTGCTCGTCGCCATCCCCGCGGTGCTGATGTTCAACTTCCTGTCCACCCGCGCGGACGCGCTCCAGCTCTCGCTGGACAACGCCCGCAGCGAGCTGATGGACCACCTGGAGGATATGGTCTCCGACAAGCGCCCCAGCTCCAACAACGGCGCGGTGGCCACGGGCCCGGAGACGGTGGCTCGCCGGGAGGGGCTCGATGTCCGCCCGGCGTAG
- a CDS encoding biopolymer transporter ExbD, with amino-acid sequence MSARRSSITPEMNVTPLVDVVLVLLIIFMVVTPQIESGASVELPAATNPDKENKELEPTTVSLAANGAIFMDRKELKREALISELKALREKKPDSPVVLKADRGVRYSEVRGVFKSMQDLGFPGINLQVIDKQRK; translated from the coding sequence ATGTCCGCCCGGCGTAGCTCCATCACCCCGGAGATGAACGTCACGCCGCTGGTCGACGTGGTGCTCGTCCTCCTCATCATCTTCATGGTCGTCACGCCGCAAATCGAATCCGGCGCGTCCGTGGAGCTGCCCGCCGCGACGAACCCCGACAAGGAGAACAAGGAGCTGGAGCCCACCACGGTGAGCCTGGCGGCGAACGGGGCCATCTTCATGGACCGCAAGGAGCTCAAGCGCGAGGCGCTCATCTCCGAGCTGAAGGCCCTGCGCGAGAAGAAGCCCGACTCGCCGGTGGTGCTGAAGGCCGACCGGGGCGTGCGCTACTCCGAGGTGCGCGGCGTCTTCAAGAGCATGCAGGACCTGGGCTTCCCGGGCATCAACCTGCAGGTCATCGACAAGCAGCGCAAGTAG
- a CDS encoding ExbD/TolR family protein has translation MAFDLGGGKKRGLSPSMNVTPLVDVVLVLLIIFMVVTPLLTKQMWMTVPAKSDKTEEQPPPPPDALPPVVLTVDQAGVLRINREEVARDQVVARLQRMLNARPDKIVFFDAGDDVPYGAAMEVLDLARGGNLTVGVLPDKLAD, from the coding sequence ATGGCATTCGACCTCGGAGGCGGCAAGAAGCGCGGACTGAGTCCGTCGATGAACGTGACGCCACTGGTGGACGTGGTGCTCGTCCTCCTCATCATCTTCATGGTCGTCACCCCGCTGCTCACCAAGCAGATGTGGATGACGGTGCCCGCGAAGAGCGACAAGACGGAGGAGCAGCCTCCACCCCCGCCCGATGCACTGCCGCCGGTGGTGTTGACGGTGGACCAGGCGGGCGTGCTGCGCATCAACCGAGAAGAGGTGGCGCGAGACCAGGTGGTCGCGCGGCTCCAGCGCATGCTCAACGCGCGCCCGGACAAGATTGTGTTCTTCGACGCGGGCGACGACGTGCCCTACGGCGCCGCCATGGAAGTGCTGGACCTCGCCCGGGGAGGAAACCTCACCGTGGGCGTGCTGCCGGACAAACTCGCGGACTGA